A genome region from Candidatus Abyssobacteria bacterium SURF_5 includes the following:
- a CDS encoding M28 family peptidase: MNAVASNAGVANAATDFSIKRFVENICFRFGPRLPGTAAEAKTARFLAQALREYCDEVVIDEHRFSPRSFDWGATFHLMIYLVALVAYVIVPPMSLALVLLSISIFFLSRLKGYEILEQFFPQEKTQNVVGKIKSRGQPRQVLILSAHHDSAYYMPFLEKRSRKIFLPVFFFILLAHGILFIAAGVRMVASPFPVFGSLSGYLYGIAVVAGILFFIFRLFLFKNVAVLGANDNLASVGVLVAAARYCAANRPGHIECWFVSFGAEEVGLRGSKRFTRKHWHELEKSMVINLEMVGAGTLMVVAGERMAGARHSPVVVSLIVDAAKACGIEMSTFVGIFGETDASSFSRMGIQAATIAAFGEDGVPPNWHLLTDTPENIDEDHLQNALRVCLKCIHLLDHPEEHSAAGAGSSEESKLMVRNE; this comes from the coding sequence TTGAACGCAGTTGCATCAAATGCAGGCGTGGCAAACGCAGCGACCGATTTCAGTATCAAACGGTTCGTTGAGAACATCTGTTTTCGTTTTGGTCCGAGGCTGCCGGGGACGGCGGCAGAAGCAAAGACAGCGCGATTTTTGGCGCAAGCTTTACGGGAATACTGTGACGAAGTAGTAATCGATGAGCACAGATTCAGTCCGCGTTCGTTTGATTGGGGAGCCACATTTCACTTGATGATATATCTTGTGGCGCTCGTAGCATACGTGATCGTTCCACCGATGTCGTTGGCGCTAGTGCTGCTTTCGATTTCCATATTTTTTCTGTCGCGATTGAAGGGGTATGAGATTCTGGAACAGTTTTTCCCGCAGGAGAAGACGCAGAACGTAGTCGGAAAAATCAAATCCCGTGGGCAACCTCGACAGGTCCTGATTCTTTCCGCTCATCATGATTCGGCATATTACATGCCGTTTTTGGAGAAGAGATCGAGGAAGATATTCTTGCCGGTATTCTTTTTCATTTTACTTGCGCACGGGATTCTCTTTATTGCGGCTGGCGTGCGAATGGTGGCATCACCGTTTCCGGTTTTTGGTTCTCTATCCGGTTATTTATACGGCATAGCTGTTGTTGCAGGAATTCTTTTTTTCATATTTCGCTTGTTCTTGTTCAAGAACGTCGCTGTTCTGGGCGCCAATGATAATCTCGCCTCCGTCGGGGTACTGGTGGCCGCCGCCCGCTATTGCGCAGCGAATCGACCGGGCCACATCGAGTGTTGGTTTGTTTCGTTCGGCGCCGAGGAGGTAGGTCTTCGCGGCTCGAAACGGTTTACGAGGAAACATTGGCACGAGCTTGAGAAGTCGATGGTGATCAATCTGGAAATGGTGGGGGCCGGCACGTTGATGGTGGTGGCGGGTGAGAGAATGGCGGGAGCGCGTCATTCGCCGGTGGTGGTCTCACTTATTGTCGATGCGGCAAAGGCGTGCGGTATCGAAATGTCGACTTTTGTGGGAATCTTTGGGGAAACCGATGCCTCATCGTTCAGCCGAATGGGAATACAGGCGGCGACTATCGCCGCTTTTGGTGAGGACGGGGTGCCGCCAAACTGGCATCTCTTGACGGATACGCCTGAGAATATTGATGAGGATCATTTGCAGAATGCACTGCGAGTGTGTTTAAAATGTATTCACCTGTTGGATCATCCGGAGGAACATTCAGCGGCTGGAGCTGGATCTTCTGAGGAATCGAAGCTGATGGTAAGGAATGAATAG
- a CDS encoding HAD family hydrolase: MNRSVIEYAEQRSRGRTRVRKYPIIPANIPQKLPKLVGIGAVLWDVYGTLLGHPMGDVVEHSLMEKSTKRAFIKTAAEYGLEKFLGGDPATVLRKLYDDEIEKIHRRKRAQGVFSPEVKIEEVWLRILRQLEGKGYISGEGPVDMELALKVAYYFDDAQQFKVLYPGARRTLEMIRKKGLRQGIVSNAQFYTPITLNILLRNSVSVAVEAMDELFDHDLVVFSYALGVGKPNPSLYEKARDRLIEMGIEPSRVIHVGNDMLYDAVLARKVGFKAVFFAGDRRSVTLRKDDPEASGFEPDAVIKSLPQLIEILA; encoded by the coding sequence ATGAATAGATCGGTCATAGAATATGCGGAACAAAGGAGCAGGGGAAGGACCCGGGTAAGAAAATATCCGATTATTCCTGCCAATATTCCGCAGAAACTGCCGAAGCTAGTGGGCATTGGCGCCGTCCTCTGGGACGTCTATGGGACACTGCTCGGCCATCCGATGGGGGACGTGGTCGAACATTCATTGATGGAGAAGAGCACCAAACGCGCGTTTATCAAGACTGCAGCAGAGTATGGGCTTGAGAAGTTTCTCGGGGGTGATCCCGCGACTGTTTTAAGAAAGCTGTACGACGACGAGATCGAGAAGATTCACCGGCGCAAGCGGGCGCAGGGGGTCTTCTCGCCCGAGGTGAAGATCGAAGAGGTATGGTTACGAATACTGAGGCAGCTTGAAGGTAAGGGTTACATCTCCGGGGAAGGACCGGTGGATATGGAACTGGCACTCAAGGTGGCCTATTACTTCGACGATGCCCAGCAGTTCAAGGTCCTTTACCCCGGCGCCCGGCGCACGCTGGAAATGATCAGGAAGAAGGGACTCCGCCAGGGGATCGTTTCGAATGCCCAATTTTACACGCCGATAACACTCAACATTCTCCTTCGCAATTCGGTGAGTGTTGCTGTTGAGGCGATGGACGAGTTATTCGACCACGATCTTGTTGTGTTCTCGTATGCGCTTGGCGTGGGCAAGCCAAATCCGTCCTTGTATGAGAAGGCGAGAGACCGGCTGATTGAGATGGGGATCGAGCCATCCCGTGTGATTCATGTGGGAAACGACATGTTGTACGACGCGGTCTTGGCTCGAAAGGTCGGATTCAAGGCGGTTTTCTTTGCCGGCGACAGGAGAAGCGTTACGCTCAGGAAGGACGATCCCGAAGCGAGTGGGTTCGAGCCCGACGCGGTCATCAAATCTCTGCCGCAACTTATCGAGATACTGGCATAA
- a CDS encoding glycosyl transferase, which produces MSDFYQGGVVSLIHRLGHRKIETLESELEHYSRERPVALVLPVTYSDLHAPACQNIFRELRKIRYVREFVVTLGMTNTREQFDEARKLVRQLPDNRVLIWCNGPRMRKLYKLLERYDLRVGGDGKGRSAWTAYGYVIAKGACWVIALHDCDIVNYNRELLARLCYPCTNPNLDYEFCKGFYSRISDRMHGRVTRLYVVPIVRSLIMIVGYLPFLEYLNSFRYPLAGEFSMVTDIARVNRVPGDWGLEVGTLAEVYRNCSLKRICQCDLTENYEHKHQPLSPDDPGKGLLKMSIDIGKVIFRTLASEGVIFSESFFRTLTSSYLRIAQETIKRYQDDAMVNGLKFDLHQELAAVDAFTRGMEMAGDAFLKDPLGLPQIPNWSRVTSAIPDFLAMLLEAIEADNE; this is translated from the coding sequence ATGAGCGATTTCTATCAGGGCGGCGTCGTTTCGCTGATTCACCGGCTCGGTCATCGGAAGATCGAGACGCTTGAATCGGAACTGGAGCATTACTCGCGAGAACGCCCCGTCGCGCTCGTGCTGCCTGTTACCTATTCGGACCTGCATGCCCCGGCGTGTCAGAACATTTTTCGGGAATTGCGAAAAATACGGTATGTGAGGGAATTCGTAGTGACCCTGGGGATGACGAATACGAGGGAACAGTTTGATGAAGCGAGAAAACTTGTTCGCCAATTACCGGATAACCGGGTGCTCATATGGTGCAATGGTCCGAGGATGCGCAAGCTCTACAAATTGCTCGAGCGCTACGACCTGAGGGTGGGGGGCGACGGCAAGGGGCGTTCGGCCTGGACTGCTTACGGATATGTCATTGCCAAAGGAGCGTGCTGGGTAATAGCGCTGCATGACTGCGATATCGTTAACTACAATCGCGAGCTGCTGGCGCGGCTTTGTTATCCCTGCACCAATCCGAACCTGGATTACGAGTTCTGCAAGGGGTTTTACAGCCGTATTTCTGACCGGATGCACGGCAGGGTGACTCGACTGTACGTCGTACCGATCGTCCGCTCGCTGATCATGATCGTGGGGTATCTTCCGTTTCTTGAATATCTGAACAGTTTCAGATATCCGCTGGCGGGCGAATTCTCGATGGTTACGGATATCGCCCGCGTGAATCGCGTGCCGGGTGACTGGGGGCTTGAAGTTGGGACGCTTGCGGAGGTATATCGGAACTGTTCGCTGAAGCGGATCTGCCAGTGTGATCTCACGGAGAATTATGAGCACAAACACCAGCCGCTCTCGCCGGATGATCCGGGCAAGGGCCTGCTGAAAATGAGCATCGATATCGGGAAGGTGATTTTCCGGACACTGGCCAGTGAGGGGGTCATTTTTTCGGAGTCTTTTTTCCGGACATTGACATCGAGTTATCTGCGAATTGCGCAGGAAACGATCAAGCGGTACCAGGACGACGCGATGGTGAACGGATTGAAATTCGATCTCCATCAGGAACTGGCGGCGGTAGACGCCTTCACGCGCGGAATGGAAATGGCCGGTGACGCTTTTCTGAAGGACCCGCTGGGCCTTCCGCAGATTCCGAACTGGAGCCGCGTGACTTCCGCAATCCCCGATTTTTTGGCGATGCTGCTCGAAGCAATAGAAGCGGATAATGAATAG
- a CDS encoding glycosyltransferase → MGRVAILVGIPSFNNGTTIGHVARICVEGLEKYFGGRPALLLNSDGGSTDQTKEAFFAPPVPDNMGRISTRYRGMAGKGTALKAIFEAAVLTEAQACVVVDSDLRSITPEWIGLLAEPIVEGTAGYVAPLYLRHKYDGTITNSIVYPLTRTLYGKRVRQPIGGDFGFSGELAARYLQQDVWQTAVARFGIDIFMTTTAINEGFRIRQANLGAKIHDAKDPALHLGPMFRQVVGTLFSLMRRYESRWMAREDRSEPVAAVGALKEQEPEPVPVSLDALLKRFREGAEEQEAYWSRFLSKGLMEEIRRLKTSDASSFSFPARVWVDCVYEFAVAYNKSGLIPDQIVDSLTPLYFGRTASFVRETESMDSKQAEEVIEGVAELFELEKPKLASLWSRT, encoded by the coding sequence CTGGGGCGCGTCGCGATTCTGGTCGGCATCCCGAGTTTCAATAATGGGACGACAATCGGGCATGTGGCCCGCATCTGCGTCGAGGGATTGGAGAAGTACTTTGGTGGCCGGCCGGCGCTGCTGCTCAATTCGGACGGCGGTTCGACCGATCAGACGAAAGAAGCTTTTTTTGCTCCGCCGGTTCCGGACAATATGGGGAGGATTTCGACCCGGTACCGGGGTATGGCGGGAAAAGGCACGGCGTTAAAAGCAATTTTTGAGGCCGCTGTTTTGACGGAAGCACAGGCTTGCGTCGTTGTCGATTCCGACCTGCGCAGCATAACGCCGGAGTGGATAGGCCTGCTGGCCGAGCCGATTGTGGAAGGCACTGCCGGATACGTGGCGCCTCTCTATCTCCGGCACAAATACGACGGCACGATCACCAATAGCATCGTTTACCCTCTCACCCGCACCCTCTATGGAAAACGCGTGCGCCAGCCCATCGGGGGCGACTTTGGTTTTTCAGGCGAACTGGCGGCGCGATATCTCCAGCAGGATGTCTGGCAGACGGCCGTGGCGCGATTCGGCATCGACATTTTCATGACGACGACCGCCATAAATGAGGGGTTCCGCATCAGGCAGGCGAATCTGGGAGCAAAAATACATGATGCGAAAGACCCGGCCCTGCATCTGGGGCCCATGTTCAGGCAGGTGGTTGGCACGCTGTTCTCGCTCATGCGCAGGTATGAGAGCAGATGGATGGCTCGTGAGGATCGGAGCGAGCCGGTTGCGGCGGTCGGGGCCTTAAAGGAACAGGAACCTGAACCGGTCCCTGTATCCCTCGATGCCCTCCTGAAGCGGTTTCGGGAAGGAGCCGAGGAGCAGGAGGCCTATTGGAGCCGGTTTCTTTCTAAAGGACTGATGGAGGAAATCCGGAGGTTGAAGACATCCGATGCGAGCTCATTTTCTTTCCCGGCGCGGGTGTGGGTGGATTGTGTTTACGAGTTCGCTGTCGCATATAATAAATCCGGACTGATTCCGGATCAAATCGTTGATTCGCTTACGCCTTTATATTTCGGCCGCACCGCAAGCTTTGTACGGGAGACCGAGTCCATGGACTCGAAGCAGGCAGAGGAAGTAATCGAGGGCGTGGCAGAGTTATTCGAGTTGGAGAAACCGAAATTGGCATCACTCTGGAGTCGCACATGA
- a CDS encoding DNA topoisomerase VI, whose protein sequence is MRMPIRALNNVRYKPKEGFLEISNRKKERTLTVGTVKAFAQTLKMMALSKNLIETDDIASKREAYYISKNWKEAAFHEQPESDTVMDDIEAMLGVNREQLGFIPEEKGGEVAGQLIVIDKESDTGKTLKIDCTRFGSGAYSIPIAVEHLGFQSKARFILAIETAGMFQRLVKHNYWKRANCILISMGGVPTRACRRFIRRLSDDLNIPVYAFVDGDPYGICNIYRTLKVGSGNAAHLNRFFCVPRAQFLGVTPQDILDYDLPTHKLKPVDIKRAEDALKNDPFIKHHKSWQDAIAQMLKLGQRVEQQAFAKHGLNYVMDVYLPAKLSNTKKFLP, encoded by the coding sequence ATGCGCATGCCGATTCGCGCGTTGAACAATGTCCGCTACAAACCCAAGGAGGGCTTCCTCGAGATCTCCAACCGCAAGAAGGAGCGCACGCTGACTGTCGGGACGGTCAAAGCCTTCGCGCAAACGCTCAAAATGATGGCGCTTTCCAAAAACCTCATCGAGACGGATGACATCGCCTCGAAACGAGAGGCATATTACATCTCCAAGAACTGGAAAGAGGCCGCGTTCCACGAGCAGCCGGAATCGGACACGGTGATGGATGACATCGAAGCGATGCTCGGGGTGAACCGCGAGCAACTGGGGTTCATCCCCGAAGAGAAGGGAGGCGAAGTCGCGGGCCAATTGATCGTAATTGACAAAGAGAGCGATACGGGAAAAACGCTGAAGATAGACTGCACTCGGTTCGGTTCGGGTGCATACTCAATTCCCATCGCAGTCGAGCACCTGGGATTTCAGTCAAAGGCGCGTTTCATTCTCGCCATTGAGACGGCCGGCATGTTTCAGCGACTGGTAAAACACAATTACTGGAAGCGCGCCAACTGCATCCTTATCTCTATGGGCGGCGTACCCACGCGCGCCTGCCGCCGCTTCATCAGAAGGCTCTCCGACGACTTGAATATTCCCGTTTACGCCTTCGTCGACGGCGACCCATACGGTATCTGCAATATTTACCGAACATTGAAAGTCGGCTCCGGTAATGCCGCGCATCTAAATAGATTCTTCTGCGTTCCGAGGGCCCAGTTCCTCGGTGTCACACCGCAGGATATCCTCGACTACGACCTGCCAACGCATAAGCTGAAACCGGTGGACATCAAACGGGCCGAAGACGCTTTGAAGAACGACCCCTTCATCAAGCATCACAAGTCTTGGCAGGACGCCATCGCCCAGATGTTGAAGCTCGGCCAACGCGTCGAGCAACAGGCATTCGCGAAGCACGGCCTCAATTACGTCATGGATGTCTACCTGCCGGCCAAATTGAGCAACACAAAAAAATTCCTGCCGTAG
- a CDS encoding DNA topoisomerase VI subunit B translates to MPQKNLKTAETAETLAKRQRDISVSEFFAKNRHLLGFDNPKKALLTAVKEAVDNSLDACEEAGILPEVEVLIRNTGTDRFLVSVKDNGPGIVKSQVPNIFGKLLYGSKFHTLRMARGQQGIGISAAGMYGLLTTGKSMKIISRTSPRKPAHYYEVQIDTQKNRPEIIKDSEIEADFPQGTQVDIELEARYQRGRQSVDGYLAQTAIANPHVTLKYINPEGEVFEYNRATDIMPDRPKLIKPHPYGVELGVLIKMLKESKSRTLSAFLAAEFSRVTPRVAAEICTTAGLSERANSSRIAREEADKLYAAINATKIMSPPSDCVIPIGEELVKKGLAQVFEAEFYEACTRPPAVYRGNPFRIECGIAYGGAGDADELATVLRFANRVPLLYQQSACAIHKAIVATNWRSYGLQQSKGALPHGPLTIMVHVASVWVPFTSESKEAIAHYPEILKEIRLALQECGRKMGQYLRRQRREADAHTKRVYIERYIPHISESLGEILSLKKKETDNLTEVLKDILRNSRKF, encoded by the coding sequence ATGCCACAGAAGAATCTGAAAACCGCTGAGACTGCGGAAACCCTGGCAAAAAGGCAGCGTGATATCTCTGTTTCAGAATTTTTTGCCAAGAACAGACACCTGCTGGGATTCGATAACCCGAAAAAGGCATTGCTGACAGCGGTGAAAGAGGCTGTCGATAACTCGCTGGACGCCTGTGAAGAGGCCGGGATTCTGCCGGAAGTCGAGGTTCTGATCCGCAATACAGGAACCGACCGGTTTCTGGTATCGGTTAAGGACAACGGCCCCGGAATCGTCAAATCCCAGGTCCCCAATATCTTCGGTAAATTGTTGTACGGCTCTAAGTTCCACACACTCAGAATGGCGCGCGGCCAGCAGGGGATCGGCATCTCGGCCGCCGGAATGTACGGGCTGCTTACAACCGGCAAATCAATGAAAATAATTTCCCGGACGTCGCCCCGCAAGCCCGCCCATTATTATGAGGTTCAGATCGATACACAGAAGAACCGGCCCGAAATTATCAAGGATTCCGAAATCGAGGCCGATTTCCCGCAAGGAACACAGGTGGATATCGAACTGGAAGCCCGTTATCAGCGGGGGCGACAGTCGGTGGACGGTTATCTGGCACAAACGGCCATTGCAAATCCTCACGTCACACTCAAGTACATCAATCCGGAGGGGGAGGTTTTCGAGTACAATCGGGCAACTGATATAATGCCCGACCGGCCGAAACTGATCAAACCCCACCCATATGGAGTCGAACTCGGCGTCCTCATCAAGATGCTCAAGGAGTCGAAAAGCCGTACGCTCTCAGCATTTCTGGCTGCCGAATTCTCCCGGGTGACTCCTCGCGTCGCGGCCGAGATTTGCACGACGGCAGGCTTGAGCGAGAGGGCAAATTCGAGCCGAATTGCACGTGAGGAAGCCGATAAGCTTTATGCGGCAATAAACGCCACGAAAATCATGAGCCCGCCGTCAGATTGCGTGATCCCCATCGGCGAAGAACTTGTAAAGAAAGGATTGGCACAGGTTTTTGAGGCCGAATTCTATGAGGCGTGCACCCGCCCTCCGGCCGTCTACCGCGGGAATCCATTCCGGATCGAATGCGGCATCGCCTACGGTGGCGCCGGAGACGCCGACGAACTGGCGACCGTTCTCCGCTTCGCGAACCGGGTTCCTCTCCTCTATCAGCAATCGGCATGCGCAATTCATAAGGCGATAGTTGCCACTAACTGGCGCTCTTATGGGCTGCAGCAGTCCAAGGGCGCATTGCCGCATGGACCGCTCACGATCATGGTTCACGTTGCGTCCGTTTGGGTTCCGTTTACATCAGAAAGCAAAGAGGCGATAGCGCATTACCCGGAGATTCTCAAGGAAATCCGGCTCGCCTTGCAGGAATGCGGCAGAAAAATGGGACAATACTTGCGGCGCCAGCGTCGCGAGGCCGATGCTCACACCAAACGGGTGTACATCGAGCGATATATTCCGCATATCAGCGAATCGCTGGGCGAGATTCTTTCTTTGAAAAAGAAAGAGACCGATAACCTTACCGAAGTCTTGAAAGACATCCTGCGGAACTCCAGGAAATTTTAG
- a CDS encoding type IV pilus twitching motility protein PilT — MDKFLHFLVNHEGSDLMLASGSKPMLRVHGDLFALDYGNGESILSTEQTRNLIYEILSDEQIRRFERSGDLDFAYEVPDCARFRCNIYRQTKGVGIVLRTIPTKIKTIEELGLPAGVKQLARSTRGFILVTGPTGSGKTTTLAAMIDLINHERHSHIVTIEEPIEYVHKNIRSLITQREVGLHTHSFKAALRSAVRQDPDIILVGEMRDLDTISMALTTAEMGALVFGTLHTTSAAKTVNRIIDVFPFEERNRIRALLAEALTGVVAQQLLKRSDNKGRVAVAEIMIGTSAISNTIREGKIEQMVSIMETGKKHGMQMLDEHLTQLVQECTITPKAARRLASNKALFT, encoded by the coding sequence ATAGATAAATTCCTGCATTTCCTCGTGAATCACGAGGGGTCCGACCTCATGCTCGCATCGGGATCAAAACCGATGTTGCGCGTCCACGGCGATCTGTTCGCCCTCGATTACGGAAACGGCGAATCTATCCTTTCAACCGAACAGACGCGCAACCTCATTTACGAGATACTCAGCGATGAACAGATACGCCGTTTCGAACGGTCGGGCGATCTGGATTTCGCCTATGAAGTGCCCGACTGCGCCCGATTCAGATGCAATATCTACCGCCAGACAAAGGGGGTCGGAATCGTCCTGCGCACGATTCCCACAAAGATCAAGACCATCGAGGAATTGGGATTGCCCGCAGGCGTCAAGCAGCTTGCGCGATCGACGCGCGGCTTCATTCTCGTGACCGGCCCGACCGGCAGCGGAAAAACGACAACATTGGCGGCAATGATCGACTTGATCAACCACGAGCGCCACTCACATATCGTCACCATTGAGGAGCCGATCGAATATGTTCACAAGAACATCCGCTCCCTGATAACCCAGCGCGAGGTCGGATTGCATACCCATAGCTTCAAGGCTGCACTGCGCAGCGCCGTGCGCCAGGATCCCGACATCATTCTGGTCGGCGAGATGCGCGACCTCGATACCATCTCCATGGCGCTCACTACGGCTGAAATGGGAGCGCTCGTCTTTGGAACCCTTCACACCACCAGCGCGGCAAAAACCGTCAACCGGATCATCGACGTGTTCCCCTTCGAGGAGCGCAACAGGATTCGCGCACTCCTCGCAGAAGCACTCACGGGTGTCGTCGCTCAACAGCTCTTGAAAAGATCGGATAATAAGGGGCGTGTGGCCGTCGCGGAAATAATGATCGGCACTTCAGCCATTTCCAATACAATTCGGGAAGGAAAAATCGAGCAGATGGTGTCGATCATGGAAACGGGGAAAAAACACGGAATGCAGATGCTCGATGAACATCTCACCCAATTGGTGCAGGAATGCACAATCACGCCTAAAGCTGCCCGGCGGCTGGCTTCGAACAAGGCCCTTTTTACTTAG
- a CDS encoding type IV pilus twitching motility protein PilT — protein sequence MAEIDVILREAMRIGASDIHLCSNTRPLVRQYGEVQPLPGHQVVSAEENKRRLFEILSNRQIDDLERNLEIDISYVVQDVGRFRVNIHYEDRGISAAFRVVPSQIRSVEELNLPEAARTLTRLNQGLVLVTGPSGCGKSTTLAALIDLINRESRRHIICVEDPVEFVHKSRLSHIDQREVGVHTRSFATALRAALREDPDVILVGEMRDLETIAMAITASETGHLVFSTLHTRNAAKTIERIMNVFPPDQIAQIRTMLSESLAGVISQQLIRNVAGTGRVLAMEILLRTTALANLIREGNTYRIPSLMQTGRKFGMMLMDDHIVSLYQQGLVDPKHALEKVIDREHFLSLLGGRVKSAG from the coding sequence GTGGCTGAGATTGATGTAATTTTACGAGAGGCCATGAGAATAGGGGCGTCCGATATCCACCTGTGCTCCAATACAAGGCCGCTCGTCCGGCAATACGGAGAGGTTCAACCGCTGCCAGGCCATCAGGTAGTTTCCGCAGAGGAAAACAAGCGACGCCTGTTTGAAATCCTCTCCAACCGCCAAATCGACGACCTCGAGCGTAACCTGGAGATCGATATTTCTTATGTCGTGCAGGACGTCGGACGCTTTCGCGTGAACATCCATTACGAGGACCGCGGCATCTCAGCCGCGTTCCGGGTCGTCCCATCGCAGATTCGCAGTGTTGAAGAATTGAATTTGCCGGAAGCCGCGCGGACGCTGACCCGCCTGAACCAGGGGCTCGTGCTCGTCACCGGCCCATCCGGCTGCGGAAAGTCTACTACACTGGCTGCTTTAATCGACCTGATCAACCGGGAATCGCGCCGCCACATCATCTGCGTCGAGGACCCCGTCGAGTTCGTCCACAAAAGCCGGCTCTCCCACATTGACCAGCGCGAGGTCGGCGTCCACACGCGAAGTTTCGCAACCGCCCTGCGCGCCGCCCTGCGCGAGGATCCCGACGTGATCCTCGTCGGCGAGATGCGCGACCTCGAAACCATTGCAATGGCAATCACCGCCTCCGAGACGGGACACCTGGTCTTCAGCACGCTGCACACGCGCAATGCCGCAAAAACGATCGAGCGAATCATGAACGTGTTCCCGCCCGACCAGATCGCGCAAATTCGCACCATGCTCTCTGAGTCGCTCGCCGGAGTTATCTCACAACAGTTGATCAGGAACGTGGCCGGCACCGGGCGCGTGCTCGCCATGGAGATTCTGCTTCGCACAACCGCCCTGGCAAATCTCATCCGTGAGGGGAACACGTACCGGATTCCTTCTCTTATGCAGACCGGCAGAAAATTCGGCATGATGCTGATGGACGACCACATCGTATCGCTTTATCAGCAGGGGCTCGTCGATCCGAAGCATGCCTTGGAAAAAGTCATCGATCGCGAACATTTTCTCAGCCTCCTGGGAGGCAGAGTCAAATCGGCAGGTTAA
- the recO gene encoding DNA repair protein RecO produces the protein MAVEQCEAIVLHTYNLTDSSKIVVLLTPARGKVRAVAKGVRRTKSKFGSSLEPITRIEVQVYFKEGRDLQNLSQAETRDSYPSVRSDLKRLGLGSVMCELIEQFVQENEEASEYFSLLSTSLKLLSEMPKNHESLLIFFYLKLLDISGLLPDFSRCARCKNPVQGVAYLDAGAGGVLCGACTAGSGEKLSAGSARIMEQLMRTDREMFERIRIPASSVEEMLNALNAYVVHHTGRQLKSAQYLNRVALPQRPK, from the coding sequence ATGGCCGTCGAACAATGCGAAGCAATCGTGCTTCATACCTATAACTTGACCGATTCAAGCAAGATAGTGGTCTTGCTGACGCCGGCGCGGGGAAAGGTGCGCGCCGTTGCGAAGGGGGTTCGTCGCACCAAAAGCAAATTCGGCAGTTCACTGGAGCCGATAACGCGCATTGAAGTCCAGGTCTATTTTAAAGAAGGACGCGACCTGCAGAATCTGTCGCAGGCGGAAACCCGGGATTCATACCCCTCCGTTCGTTCCGATCTGAAGCGGCTCGGGCTGGGCTCGGTAATGTGTGAACTTATCGAACAGTTCGTGCAGGAGAATGAGGAAGCCTCGGAATATTTCTCGCTCCTCTCCACCTCTTTGAAGCTGCTCTCAGAGATGCCGAAAAATCATGAGAGCCTCCTGATCTTTTTCTACCTGAAATTGCTCGATATCTCTGGATTGTTGCCCGATTTCAGCCGGTGCGCCCGCTGTAAGAATCCGGTGCAAGGAGTGGCGTATCTGGATGCGGGAGCGGGCGGAGTCCTGTGCGGCGCGTGCACAGCAGGCTCGGGCGAAAAGCTCTCAGCAGGTTCCGCCCGAATCATGGAACAATTGATGCGCACGGATCGGGAAATGTTCGAGCGAATTCGAATTCCCGCCTCTTCAGTAGAAGAAATGCTGAATGCTCTGAACGCATATGTTGTCCACCATACGGGACGACAATTAAAATCTGCACAGTACCTGAACCGCGTTGCCCTGCCACAGCGTCCGAAGTAG